In one Sphingomonas hankookensis genomic region, the following are encoded:
- the flgM gene encoding flagellar biosynthesis anti-sigma factor FlgM: protein MVDSVGSRLVTSIGGRGVARTEGQARTETAQAPQDTGAPKSGVALLSGGTTAQAMASSPPVDTDRVATIRKAISEGRFPLSPATIADRLIALKLDWNSNEPA, encoded by the coding sequence ATGGTGGATTCTGTCGGATCAAGGCTGGTTACGTCGATCGGTGGGCGCGGTGTCGCGCGGACCGAGGGGCAGGCACGCACGGAAACGGCACAAGCGCCGCAGGATACGGGCGCGCCCAAGAGCGGCGTGGCGCTGCTGTCCGGCGGGACCACCGCGCAGGCGATGGCGTCGTCGCCGCCGGTCGATACCGACCGCGTCGCGACGATCCGCAAGGCGATTTCCGAAGGACGCTTCCCCCTGTCGCCCGCCACCATCGCCGACCGGCTCATCGCCCTGAAACTCGATTGGAACAGC
- a CDS encoding motility protein A yields MDASMFAPYADPVAAAFVVGGTFVALLIRTPPADLARAIRALGTLGRKPFSAEEGLGQIAALGRIAKRHGVMTLDRSRITDPDIADAIAAIVDGVGPDGVAATLRHRNEARAERHLAAADMWTAVAELAPALGMIGTLVGLVRMFMAMTDPTAIGQAMAVALLSTLYGAVLAALVGMPIAGRLRRLGRAEAFERARFEAPLVALARRERPQFREAAE; encoded by the coding sequence ATGGACGCATCCATGTTCGCCCCCTATGCCGATCCGGTCGCCGCCGCCTTCGTGGTCGGCGGCACCTTCGTCGCGCTGCTGATCCGCACGCCGCCGGCCGATCTTGCCCGCGCGATCCGCGCGCTCGGCACGCTGGGCCGCAAGCCCTTTTCGGCCGAGGAAGGACTGGGCCAGATTGCCGCGCTGGGCCGCATCGCCAAGCGGCATGGCGTGATGACGCTCGACCGGTCGCGGATCACCGATCCCGACATCGCCGACGCCATCGCCGCGATCGTCGACGGCGTCGGCCCCGACGGCGTGGCGGCGACGCTGCGCCACCGCAACGAGGCACGCGCCGAACGGCACCTCGCCGCCGCCGACATGTGGACGGCGGTGGCCGAACTGGCCCCCGCGCTGGGCATGATCGGTACGCTGGTCGGCCTGGTGCGGATGTTCATGGCGATGACCGATCCGACCGCGATCGGGCAGGCGATGGCCGTCGCGTTGCTGTCCACCCTATACGGCGCGGTGCTGGCCGCGCTGGTCGGCATGCCGATCGCCGGACGGCTGCGCCGGCTGGGTCGCGCCGAAGCATTCGAACGTGCCCGTTTCGAGGCACCTCTGGTCGCGCTCGCCAGGCGGGAGCGACCACAATTCCGGGAGGCCGCAGAATGA
- the flgB gene encoding flagellar basal body rod protein FlgB: MADNALFGIHGAALQVRAQRMGMLASNIANASTPGFKAKDVDFRAALAGAQQSGNVDRSIDSNTLYRRPLQPSLDGNTVELVTEQTAFAENAVAYQTTLAFLNGRISTITRALKGE, from the coding sequence ATGGCCGACAATGCTCTGTTCGGGATACACGGCGCCGCGCTGCAGGTGCGGGCGCAGCGCATGGGTATGCTCGCATCGAACATCGCCAATGCCTCGACGCCCGGCTTCAAGGCGAAGGACGTCGACTTCCGCGCGGCGCTGGCCGGCGCGCAGCAGAGCGGCAATGTCGACCGCTCGATCGACAGCAACACGCTCTACCGCCGTCCGCTCCAGCCTTCGCTCGACGGAAACACCGTCGAACTGGTCACCGAACAGACCGCCTTCGCCGAAAACGCGGTCGCGTATCAGACGACGCTCGCGTTCCTGAACGGCCGCATTTCCACCATCACCCGCGCGCTGAAGGGCGAGTAA
- the flgC gene encoding flagellar basal body rod protein FlgC, producing MPQPMSIFEVSGRAMSAQLVRMNTTASNLANAGAVSKTEAGAYRTMKPVFRTTFDAASGLATVDAAQVVTAGEAPAKRHDPGNPLADAEGNVWEAAVDEPRELVDMLDAARTYQNNVEVMSTAKSLITETLRLGR from the coding sequence ATGCCCCAACCCATGAGCATTTTCGAAGTCTCCGGCCGCGCCATGTCCGCGCAGCTGGTGCGGATGAACACCACCGCCTCGAACCTCGCCAATGCCGGTGCGGTCTCGAAGACTGAGGCTGGCGCCTATCGCACGATGAAGCCGGTGTTCCGCACCACTTTCGATGCCGCCAGCGGCCTCGCCACGGTCGATGCGGCGCAGGTCGTGACGGCGGGCGAGGCGCCGGCCAAGCGCCACGATCCCGGCAACCCGCTGGCCGATGCCGAAGGCAATGTGTGGGAAGCCGCCGTCGATGAACCGCGCGAGCTGGTCGACATGCTCGATGCCGCCCGCACCTATCAGAACAATGTCGAGGTGATGTCGACCGCCAAGTCGCTCATCACCGAAACGCTGCGCCTGGGACGCTGA
- a CDS encoding flagellar hook assembly protein FlgD — protein MTTTAIQNIPTVKGANDAAAKAKLGQRSLGQDDFLRLMTAQLQYQDPFNPTDNGQMVAQMAQMSSLSGITEMSSTLKTLSARLAGSGASDAVSWIGKAVLTDSATATADTKGNVTGAVELDGDAAQVKVEIRDANGNLARAVSLGAQPTGMVDYQWDGKTEDGSAAGAGPYTISVAASDASGQVVKARNLAWAGVSSVMPNGGKPMLTLSDGQQVLADTVRKIA, from the coding sequence ATGACCACCACCGCCATCCAGAACATCCCGACGGTAAAGGGCGCGAACGACGCCGCGGCGAAGGCGAAACTGGGCCAGCGCTCGCTGGGCCAGGACGATTTCCTGCGGCTGATGACCGCACAGCTGCAATATCAGGACCCGTTCAACCCGACCGACAACGGCCAGATGGTCGCGCAGATGGCGCAGATGTCGTCGCTGTCGGGCATTACCGAAATGAGTTCGACCCTGAAGACGCTGTCCGCCCGCCTGGCCGGCAGCGGTGCGAGCGACGCGGTGTCGTGGATCGGCAAGGCCGTCCTGACCGACAGCGCGACCGCCACCGCCGATACCAAGGGCAATGTCACCGGTGCGGTCGAGCTCGATGGCGACGCCGCGCAGGTGAAGGTCGAGATTCGCGATGCCAACGGCAATCTCGCCCGTGCCGTGTCGCTGGGTGCGCAGCCTACCGGCATGGTCGATTACCAGTGGGACGGAAAGACCGAGGACGGCAGCGCCGCCGGCGCCGGCCCCTACACGATCAGCGTCGCGGCCAGCGATGCCAGCGGACAGGTGGTGAAGGCTCGCAACCTTGCCTGGGCCGGGGTCTCCTCCGTCATGCCCAATGGCGGAAAACCGATGCTGACGCTGTCCGACGGTCAGCAGGTGCTGGCCGATACCGTTCGCAAGATCGCCTGA